The nucleotide sequence CGACCTGGGGCGCCCCGTCGTCGGGTCCGGCACCCTGGCGGAGACCGTCACCGCGGTCGACTTCAACGCCATCGACCCCGTCACGATCCAGGACGCAGACGGAGCCTGGTGGCTCATCTGGGGCTCCTTCTGGGACGGCATCGTCGCGCAGCAGCTCACCGACGACCTGACCGGGGTCGTCGGCAGCCCGACCCTCATCGCGTCGCGCCAGGCAGACTCCAACCCCGTCGAGGGCCCGGCCATCCTCGAGAAGGACGGCTGGTACTACCTGTTCCTCAGCTGGGACTCCTGCTGCTCCGACTCCGACTCGACCTACAAGGTGGCCGTCGGCCGCTCGCAGAGCATCACGGGGCCGTACCTCGACCAGTCCGGTCGCGCGCTGACCGAAGGCGGCGGAACCGTGATCCTCGACAGCCGCGAGTCGGTGGGCGACGTCACTCCCGAGGGGCTCTACCGGGCGCCTGGCGGCGGCGACGTCTACAGCGAGGACGGCGTCGACTACCTCGTGTACCACGCCTACCTGCCGACCAACACCCTGGGAGTCAGGCCCATCACCTGGACCGACGGCTGGCCGTCCTTCGCTGACGAGGAGGGACCGTGGGGCCTCGGCGACGGCGACACGGTCCGGCTCGTCAGCGAGGCGCACCTGCCAGAGGTCGGCGAGGTCGACCGCGTCGACGGACCCGAGGGGTTCGGGTCGGCCATGCAGCTCGGCGGACGCAGCGCCGTCGGCTACGTCGAGCTGCCGGACGGCATCGTCGGCGGCCTCGACGCGGACTGGACCGTCTCGATGTGGGTGCGGCGCGACGTGACGCTCGGCAACGACTGGGCGCGGCTGTTCGACTTCGGTACCGGCACCGACGACTTCATGTTCCTGACTCCTGCGGCCGTCGACACGCCGCCGCTCGGCCTGCGGTTCGACATGTCCGCCGGGCGGTTCACGCAGCAGGTGCCCGACACGGGCAACAGCGTCAACGTCTCCGGGAACTGGTCCCACATCGCGGTGGTCGGCTCGGGGGACACCATCACGTTGTGGCTCAACGGGAACCCCGCGCGCACCGCGACCGGCGTCGAGCTCCACCCCGCGGACCTCGGGGAGACGACGCGTAACTGGCTGGGCCGCTCGCAGTTCGACGCGGACCCGTACCTGATCGGCACCCTCGACGACGTCAACATCTTCAGCCGCGCGCTGTCGGCCGACGAGATCGCGCAGCTCACGCGCGAGCCGGGCGGCGGGTCGCTGGGCGGCGGCGACGTCGCCTGGTACCGCTTCGACGAGGCCGGCGGGCTGCCGGTCGCGGACTCGTCGGGTTCGGGCAACGACGCGACGGCCGTCGTCCTGGCCGTGGCCGGGGACGGCCTGCAGAATCCGACCCCCGGCACGCAGTGCCTGACCGCCGGCGACCAGCCGACGCAGGCCGCCTGCCAGGATGGGGCCGCCGACCAGCGCTGGACCCTGCACGCGGCCGACGGCGGCACCTGGCGGCTGGCCGACGCCGAGGGCCGTTGCCTGGCCGTCGCCGACGACTCCGGCACCCCGGGCACGGCGGTGGTCGCGGCAGCCTGCTCGGAGGATCCGCTGCAGACCTGGGTCGTCGAGGACACCGGCCACGGCTTCCGCCGCTTCACCTCGACGACCACCGACCTTGCGCTGCAGATCGAGTCCGACGGCGGGCAGCTGGGCAGCGCCGTCGTGGCGGCCGAGCGCGGCATCGCCCCGGTGGCCAACCAGACGCCGGAGCAGCAGTGGCTGCCGGAGACGGTCGGCTGACCCGTCAGCTCGCGGCGCGCTCGACGAAGTTGCGCACCAGGAGGTGGACCTCGGGGCTGAGCGGGGCCGCCAGGGCCATCCGCATCAGCTCGTCGGTCTCCGCGGGCGGGAAGTAGCCGGCCTCCTGGTAGATGTCGATGCGACGGGCCAACCCCGGTCCGTCGAGGTCGGGGTGGAACTGCGTCGCGTAGATGTTGCGCCCGACCCTGAAGGCCTGCACCGGACAGTCGGCCCCCGTGGCGAGCAGCACCGCGCCCGGCGGCAGCACGGTGCATGCCTCCTTGTGCCCGACGAAGGCGCGCACGACACCCGGCACACCGTCGAACAGCGCGTCGGCGCGCCCCTCGTCGGTCAGCGTCACGTCCACGACGCCGACGGCCTCGCCGAAGGTGCGGTCGACCTGGCCGCCGAGGTTGGCGGTCAGCGCGCCGATGCCGTAGCAGAGCCCGAGGAACGGGAAATCGCGCGCCACGACGGCGGCGACCACCGGGGCGAGGTCGGCCTCGACGCGCAGCTGCAGGCCGGACTTGACCCGGTCGCTGGAGTTGAACGGGCCGCCTCCCAGCAGAATCCCGCTGAAGTCCCCCAGATCGATCGGCGGCAGCGACTCCCTCTCGACCCGGTACTGCACCAGGTCCTGCTCCGCCAGCCCGGAGAACCGCAGGATGGCCTCGCGCTCTCCCATGACCGCCTCGTCCTCGGGGCGGGTGCTGAGCAGCAGGAACGGCTTCACTTCCTTGCCTCCTGGAACCGCGGCTGGCCGGAACGCAGTTCGTCGACCAACGCACGGGCGACGTCGTGGGTACTGCCGCCCGCCGAGACGATGCGGCGCTGCCGACGGTAGCTCGGGCCCCGATCGACAAGCTCCAGGACGTGGCCGAGTTCCTCGGCGCAGCCCAGCTCATCGGCGATCGGCGCGACGATGTCGGCCCACATCCGGATCCCGTCGTCGACGTGGATGAGGTACTCCTCCTTGCGCGGGGTGATGACGTCGGCGGCAAGCCCGTAGCGGGCGGCGCGCCACTTGTTCTCCCTGAGGAACCAGTGCGGGAGCGCGTCGATCTCGTCGCCGCGGGCGAGCACCCGCGACATCCACTCGACGATGCACTGGCTGAAAGCCGCCAGCGCGCCCACCTCGAACGAGGTCGGCACCGAGTCCATCGTGCGGTTCTCGACGGTGCCCCACGACGACGGACGCACGTCCCAGCGGATCTCGGACGGGTTCTGGATCAGCCCCACCCCCTCCAGTTGCGAGGCGAACCGCTCAAGCTGGGCCCAGTCGTTCATGTGGTACGGCAGCCCGTTGGTCGGAAGCTGCTGGAACATCATGGTTCGCTGCGACGCGAAGTTCGTGTCCTCGCCCTCCCAGTACGGGGACGAGGCCGACAGCGCGATGAAGTACGGGGTGAAGCGGGCCAGCCCGAAGACGATGGGCAGCGCCTTGTCGCGGGAGTCGATCCCGGTGTGGATGTGCAGGCCGTTGATCGCCATGTGGCGGCCCCACCAGCCGTTGCGCTCCGTGACCCGGCGGTACTGCGCCTTGTCGCCCGGGCTCTGCCTCGTGGGGTCCCCGAACGGATGGGCTCCCGCGCCCATCAGCGTGAGCCCGTGTGCGTCGAGCTTCTCCAGGACGAAGTCGAGATGAGAGCGCATCTCCGCGACGGCCCGGTCGACGTGGCTGTGCACCCCGGAGACGATCTCGATCATGGAGGTCAGGTACTCGCGCCGGATCGGCCCGTCCACGGGGTCGTCGACGTGGCTGAGGACCAGCTCGGCGGCGGGGACCTGCTCCAGCGTGGTCGCGTCGACCACCGCCAGTTCCCACTCGATGCCGATCGTGGACTGACGCGACTGGCCGAAAGGAATCTTCATCCCGCCTCCCAAGCTTTCTGCGTGAAGACTAGTCCAGCACCGGCGGAGATGGGTGCGGGCAGCCCCTCCCGGCGATACAGTGACGGCCGAAAGAGAGGTTCACCCCTGATGTCGCTTTTCGAACGCGCCGAACTCGCCCCTGCCGACCCGATCCTCGGACTCACCGAGGCCTTCACCGTCGATAAGCGCGCACAGAAGGTGAATCTCGGCGTGGGCGTCTACCTCGACGAGGACGGCAGGCTCCCCCTGATGAGGGCTGTGCAGGAGGCCAGCGAGCGCATCACGCAGGCGGCCCGCCCGCACGCCTATCAACCCATCGACGGGATGCCCGCCTACCGGAGCGCCGTCCGTGCCATGGTCTTCGGCGAGTCCGATGCCATCAGCGACGGTCGCGTGGTCACGGTCCAGAGCCTCGGCGGCACCGGCGCCCTGCGCATCGGCGGCGACCTCCTGCGGGTGCTGTCTGCGGGCCCGAAGCTGCTCGTCTCGAACCCGAGCTGGGAGAACCATCGCGCCATCTTCAGCCGCGCCGGCTTCGAGGTGGACACCTACCGCTACTACGACGCCGAGCTCAAGGGCATCGACTTCGAGGGCATGATCGCCGATCTCGACGCCGCCGAGGCTGGCACGGTGGTCGTGTTGCACGCCTGCTGCCACAACCCCACAGGTTACGACCTGGACGCGGCGCAGTGGGACCGCGTGATCGAGGTCCTGATCAGCCGCTCGCTCGTTCCCTTCCTCGACATGGCCTACCAGGGCTTCGGCTCCGGCATCGCGGAGGACGGAGCGGTCGTCGACCGGTTCACCTCGTCGGGCCTGATGTTCCTGCTGTCGACGTCGTACTCGAAGTCGTTCAGCCTCTACGGCGAGCGCGTCGGCTCGCTGTCGGTCGTCGTGGAGGACTCCACGGTCGCTGCACGCGTGCTCAGCCAGCTCAAGACGCTCATCCGGACCGACTACTCGAACCCGCCCACCGAGGGGGCGGCGATCGTGTCGACCGTGCTGCTGGACGAGGAGCTGCGCTCGATGTGGGCCGACGAGCTCTCGCACATGCGCACCCGCATCCAGACGCTGCGCACCTCCCTGGTCGCGGCTCTCACGGAGCGCGGCATCGACGACATGGAGTTCATCGCCCAGCAGCGTGGGATGTTCAGCTACTCGGGCCTGCCCCGGGAACAGATGGTCGCGCTGCGCTCCGAGTTCGGCATCTACGGTCTCGACTCGGGCCGTATCTGCGTCGCGGCGCTGAACGACCGCAACCTCGGTTACGTGGCGGACGCGATCGCGTCC is from Tessaracoccus palaemonis and encodes:
- a CDS encoding family 43 glycosylhydrolase; the protein is MRRGTTHISMLFGALLALALVVGMWVSGQGTVTGAEAQAQLPQAGDVDVHDPTMAYDAAAGLYVLADSHNGIRTAPTMDGPWTEVGEVARADWTYDVPNSTTLWAPHFRRIGDVFYYFYSQSSFGSNNSAIGLKTTRTPADPASYVDLGRPVVGSGTLAETVTAVDFNAIDPVTIQDADGAWWLIWGSFWDGIVAQQLTDDLTGVVGSPTLIASRQADSNPVEGPAILEKDGWYYLFLSWDSCCSDSDSTYKVAVGRSQSITGPYLDQSGRALTEGGGTVILDSRESVGDVTPEGLYRAPGGGDVYSEDGVDYLVYHAYLPTNTLGVRPITWTDGWPSFADEEGPWGLGDGDTVRLVSEAHLPEVGEVDRVDGPEGFGSAMQLGGRSAVGYVELPDGIVGGLDADWTVSMWVRRDVTLGNDWARLFDFGTGTDDFMFLTPAAVDTPPLGLRFDMSAGRFTQQVPDTGNSVNVSGNWSHIAVVGSGDTITLWLNGNPARTATGVELHPADLGETTRNWLGRSQFDADPYLIGTLDDVNIFSRALSADEIAQLTREPGGGSLGGGDVAWYRFDEAGGLPVADSSGSGNDATAVVLAVAGDGLQNPTPGTQCLTAGDQPTQAACQDGAADQRWTLHAADGGTWRLADAEGRCLAVADDSGTPGTAVVAAACSEDPLQTWVVEDTGHGFRRFTSTTTDLALQIESDGGQLGSAVVAAERGIAPVANQTPEQQWLPETVG
- a CDS encoding glutamine amidotransferase, whose translation is MKPFLLLSTRPEDEAVMGEREAILRFSGLAEQDLVQYRVERESLPPIDLGDFSGILLGGGPFNSSDRVKSGLQLRVEADLAPVVAAVVARDFPFLGLCYGIGALTANLGGQVDRTFGEAVGVVDVTLTDEGRADALFDGVPGVVRAFVGHKEACTVLPPGAVLLATGADCPVQAFRVGRNIYATQFHPDLDGPGLARRIDIYQEAGYFPPAETDELMRMALAAPLSPEVHLLVRNFVERAAS
- a CDS encoding carboxylate-amine ligase, which encodes MKIPFGQSRQSTIGIEWELAVVDATTLEQVPAAELVLSHVDDPVDGPIRREYLTSMIEIVSGVHSHVDRAVAEMRSHLDFVLEKLDAHGLTLMGAGAHPFGDPTRQSPGDKAQYRRVTERNGWWGRHMAINGLHIHTGIDSRDKALPIVFGLARFTPYFIALSASSPYWEGEDTNFASQRTMMFQQLPTNGLPYHMNDWAQLERFASQLEGVGLIQNPSEIRWDVRPSSWGTVENRTMDSVPTSFEVGALAAFSQCIVEWMSRVLARGDEIDALPHWFLRENKWRAARYGLAADVITPRKEEYLIHVDDGIRMWADIVAPIADELGCAEELGHVLELVDRGPSYRRQRRIVSAGGSTHDVARALVDELRSGQPRFQEARK
- a CDS encoding amino acid aminotransferase, whose product is MSLFERAELAPADPILGLTEAFTVDKRAQKVNLGVGVYLDEDGRLPLMRAVQEASERITQAARPHAYQPIDGMPAYRSAVRAMVFGESDAISDGRVVTVQSLGGTGALRIGGDLLRVLSAGPKLLVSNPSWENHRAIFSRAGFEVDTYRYYDAELKGIDFEGMIADLDAAEAGTVVVLHACCHNPTGYDLDAAQWDRVIEVLISRSLVPFLDMAYQGFGSGIAEDGAVVDRFTSSGLMFLLSTSYSKSFSLYGERVGSLSVVVEDSTVAARVLSQLKTLIRTDYSNPPTEGAAIVSTVLLDEELRSMWADELSHMRTRIQTLRTSLVAALTERGIDDMEFIAQQRGMFSYSGLPREQMVALRSEFGIYGLDSGRICVAALNDRNLGYVADAIASVRAASPAGA